A window from Vulpes lagopus strain Blue_001 chromosome 23, ASM1834538v1, whole genome shotgun sequence encodes these proteins:
- the LOC121481012 gene encoding metallothionein-2-like codes for MVSCAAGGSCTCAGSCKCKECRCTSCKKSCCSCCPVGCAKCAQGCICKGASDKCSCCA; via the coding sequence ATGGTCTCCTGCGCCGCGGGGGGCTCCTGCACGTGCGCCGGCTCCTGCAAATGCAAAGAGTGCAGATGCACCTCCTGCAAGAaaagctgctgctcctgctgccccGTGGGCTGTGCCAAGTGTGCCCAGGGCTGCATCTGCAAGGGCGCATCGGACAAGTGCAGCTGCTGTGCCTGA